A window of uncultured Methanoregula sp. genomic DNA:
GAAGTTGGGGTGTACCGGGGCGGTTCGGCAAAGATCATCTGCCTCTCGAAAGGCGATCGGCCCCTCCATCTCTTCGATACCTTCGAAGGCCTGCCCAAGGTTGACGATATCGATATGGTCTGGCCGTTCTACGAGGGCAAGTTCGCCGCATCCTTCGACGGGGTCAAGGAATACCTCAGCGACAACCCGAATGTTCATTTTTACAAGGGCATCTTCCCGGCAACCTCGGGCCCGGTCAGGGACAAGACCTTCTCGCTCGTCAATCTCGACGTGGACTGCTACGAGAGCACCCGGCAGTGCCTTGAATTCTTCTACCCCCGGATGAGCCCCGGCGGGATCATCATCTCCCACGACTACATCACAGCGCCCGGTGTCAAAAAGGCGTTCGATGATTTCTTCGAGGGAAAATCCGAGCCGGTGCTGGAAACCGCAGGCTCCCAGTGCCTTGTCGTGAAAGTGTAACAAATAAAAAAGATTTTTTTCTTTTTTTTAGTCCTTGATGATGAGGGCGCCAAAGACGACCAGCATCAGGCCGAACAGCACGACAACGATACCGATCAAGCCCTGGACTGCCACGATAACCTGGGGAAGGTAGATCCAGATGGCGTAAGCGCCGACAATACACAGTACCAGACCGACGATCAATGCAATAATTCCTGTCTTATCCATAATCAATCTCCAGTGATACTATTCTGCCGGAAAAATATAAGGATATTGGATTTACCGTGAATCGGGCCCTGTTTTTTGCCTGCAGAGCGATTTCCACGGATAGGGCAGCAGGGCCATCAGGATGATCGCAATCGCAATCGGGATGGGAATGGTTCCAAGAGCCGCGCCAAGCGAGACCTGGTCTGCGATCAGGCCGTTGACGGCAACCCCGAGGCCGCCAAAGCCGATGGCAAGGCCGAGCATCATGCCGGATGCAAGCCCCACGTTCTGGGGCAGGAGCTCATGCGACATGGCAACCGCGACGGCAAAGGTGGACCAGAGGAAGAACCCGAAGATGAGAAGGCAGGCGATTGCGGCAATCCCTGAACTCACGAAGAAAAGGTAGAAGAACGGGATAGCACCGGCAAGGCCAAAGACCATGAACTCTTTTCTCCCGATGCGATCGGATATGTGTCCCCCGGCCATCTGGCCGGCAACGCCGGCAAGGAGCATCAGGGTCATCACCGCGCTTGCCATGACAAGGGTGTAACCCTGCGACACCAGGTACATCGGGAGGAACGTTATTGCGGCAAAAACCGCCCATGCCCGGAGAACGGAGGCCGCCATCAGGATGACAAACGGCC
This region includes:
- a CDS encoding TylF/MycF/NovP-related O-methyltransferase → MDKDMSLLTKKRFYSAVDTVVPSRYLLKFRKFIFFEPTMGHDIANRGRLSHYGCAERKEFARALKKIRAESDLLLEDIEAYHIHMAVQRTKKVPGDIAEVGVYRGGSAKIICLSKGDRPLHLFDTFEGLPKVDDIDMVWPFYEGKFAASFDGVKEYLSDNPNVHFYKGIFPATSGPVRDKTFSLVNLDVDCYESTRQCLEFFYPRMSPGGIIISHDYITAPGVKKAFDDFFEGKSEPVLETAGSQCLVVKV
- a CDS encoding MFS transporter, producing MVTDIYMPVLPAILPLLIANNEYSYLAAGLLVTAYNITSSFTQPAVGWLSDTRGLTISVSLSLLVSAVFIALMGVAQNYYLIMAFAILAALGHACFHPTALSRVSRLCTSENRGRITSYFVVGGNVGYAIGPVLAGALVWAFGLPGLLLLVIPAVVMVFILKSILPGGIAGADRHLPKPDVAPGDAPSKWPFVILMAASVLRAWAVFAAITFLPMYLVSQGYTLVMASAVMTLMLLAGVAGQMAGGHISDRIGRKEFMVFGLAGAIPFFYLFFVSSGIAAIACLLIFGFFLWSTFAVAVAMSHELLPQNVGLASGMMLGLAIGFGGLGVAVNGLIADQVSLGAALGTIPIPIAIAIILMALLPYPWKSLCRQKTGPDSR